Proteins from a genomic interval of Hypomesus transpacificus isolate Combined female unplaced genomic scaffold, fHypTra1 scaffold_192, whole genome shotgun sequence:
- the LOC124489567 gene encoding serine/threonine-protein kinase TAO3-like, protein MMPSSTRKGAAPKESELADLFFKDDPAEVFCDLHEIGHGSFGAVYFARNSYSNEVVAIKKMSYNGKQTTEKWQDIIKEVKFLEQLRHPNTIEYKGCYLKDNTAWLVMEYCLGSASDLLEVHKKPLQEVEIAAITHGALLGLAYLHSHNMIHR, encoded by the exons ATGATGCCCTCGTCCACCAGGAAGGGGGCGGCGCCCAAGGAGTCGGAGCTGGCCGACCTGTTCTTCAAGGACGACCCCGCCGAGGTGTTCTGCGACCTGCACGAGATCGGCCATGGCAGCTTCGGGGCCGTGTACTTT GCACGCAACTCCTACTCCAATGAGGTGGTGGCCATCAAGAAGATGTCCTACAATGGCAAACAGACCACCGAG AAGTGGCAGGACATCATTAAAGAGGTCAAGTTTCTGGAACAGCTGCGTCACCCCAACACCATTGAGTACAAAGGCTGCTACCTGAAGGACAACACTgcctgg CTGGTGATGGAGTACTGCCTAGGCTCTGCGTCTGACCTGTTGGAGG TTCATAAGAAGCCTCTCCAAGAGGTTGAAATTGCTGCCATTACCCATGGTGCCTTGCTAGGACTGGCGTACCTACATTCCCATAATATGATTCACAGGTGA